In the Flavobacterium pallidum genome, one interval contains:
- a CDS encoding trans-sulfuration enzyme family protein, translating into MKEQTQLLNYIPVDELTGSIAVPIYQTSTFVQEAPGVHKGFDYARSNNPTRKVLEDLAAKLENGKNGFAFSSGLAAIDAVVKLLSAGDEIIAVDDIYGGAFRLFTQVYEKFGISVTYVDATDSQNVADAISAKTKLIWIESPTNPTLKISDLRAIGTIAKANEILFCVDNTFASPIAQKPIDFGADIVVHSATKYISGHSDLIAGLVITANDDLGAKIKFIQNASGAILGPFDSWLVIRGIETLSLRIKQHAENAQKIAEYLQSEDLIANVYYPGLPTHHNHGIAKSQQKYFGGVIAFDLKTDDKELASAIVSNTKLFKLAESLGGVKSLCCLPCEMTHKSIPREKRYASGVVDSLIRLSVGLEDAEDLIDDLRQALIVAKENVLIATDSI; encoded by the coding sequence ATGAAAGAGCAAACCCAACTTTTGAACTACATCCCTGTAGATGAACTCACCGGATCGATTGCCGTCCCGATTTACCAGACTTCAACATTTGTACAGGAAGCGCCCGGCGTACACAAGGGCTTCGATTATGCCCGGAGCAACAACCCGACAAGGAAGGTCCTTGAGGATCTTGCCGCAAAACTTGAAAACGGCAAGAACGGCTTTGCATTCTCCAGCGGCCTCGCAGCGATTGATGCTGTCGTGAAGTTACTGTCTGCCGGCGACGAAATTATCGCTGTCGATGATATTTATGGCGGTGCGTTCCGTTTGTTTACGCAGGTTTATGAGAAATTCGGGATCAGCGTGACATATGTTGACGCTACGGATTCACAAAATGTAGCCGATGCCATTTCCGCAAAAACAAAACTCATCTGGATTGAATCGCCGACGAATCCTACATTGAAGATTTCAGATTTGAGGGCGATTGGGACAATAGCCAAAGCCAATGAAATTTTATTTTGCGTCGACAATACTTTTGCGTCACCGATTGCCCAGAAACCGATTGATTTCGGGGCTGATATTGTCGTACACAGCGCTACGAAATACATTTCCGGACACAGCGACCTGATTGCCGGATTGGTGATTACCGCGAACGACGACCTCGGTGCTAAAATCAAATTCATCCAGAATGCATCGGGTGCAATACTCGGCCCCTTTGACAGCTGGCTGGTGATCCGTGGGATTGAAACGCTGTCATTGCGTATCAAACAACATGCTGAAAATGCACAGAAAATTGCGGAATACCTGCAAAGCGAAGACCTTATTGCCAACGTGTATTATCCCGGCCTGCCAACGCACCATAACCATGGGATTGCTAAAAGCCAGCAGAAATATTTCGGCGGCGTGATTGCCTTCGACCTGAAAACCGATGATAAGGAACTGGCTTCAGCCATTGTTTCGAATACGAAATTATTCAAATTGGCGGAAAGCCTGGGCGGTGTGAAAAGCCTGTGTTGCCTGCCCTGCGAGATGACGCATAAATCGATCCCGAGGGAAAAGCGTTATGCATCGGGGGTGGTGGATAGTTTGATTAGATTGTCGGTCGGGTTGGAAGATGCGGAGGATTTGATTGACGATTTACGTCAGGCGTTAATAGTCGCGAAAGAAAACGTCCTGATTGCCACAGACTCAATTTAA
- a CDS encoding nucleotide-binding domain-containing protein, whose product MSPTFTNSLSTIDTILSKNRNFSTRELHTFSKANENSENLTIPVKYETNKTLIEYDRNFILENFGSNDYAFEKVTIGSHPDFHDLDHTNYLMHHCVSMFVDIKGSTKLVDNYTLPEIRLIKDTLISLVVLVANQFGGHIQRLQGDGVFISFVRRNRQPVNSIVNALNASSILAHFVSTDLADIFKKNEIKPLRVRIGIDYGDDKNVLWSYYGLYGCDELTTTSLHTDMAAKLQAKAFDNSIIIGNNIVQALDLTRNEISNYYNDKNTREEVYYVTSTLTYKFYVFEWKNYLSIHPNFKKLTNGNLKHEKKHIYLECEYTFENTTFKYFPNANGIPKGSKIVFKLFETGHAYTRKNFEELKWTIFNTGSEAALDKNVTQEIDKESKNLTHCSVDAKYLGLHKIQCKICRPHSENQNIEFPVIVY is encoded by the coding sequence ATGAGCCCAACATTTACAAATTCGCTTTCAACAATTGATACAATTTTATCAAAAAATCGCAATTTCTCGACAAGAGAATTACATACTTTTAGTAAGGCTAACGAAAATTCTGAAAATTTGACTATTCCGGTTAAATATGAAACGAACAAAACTCTCATCGAATATGACCGAAACTTTATACTAGAAAATTTTGGATCAAATGATTATGCATTCGAAAAAGTTACGATTGGCAGTCATCCTGACTTTCACGATCTAGATCACACTAACTACTTAATGCACCATTGTGTTTCGATGTTTGTTGACATCAAAGGTTCAACCAAATTAGTCGACAACTATACTTTGCCAGAAATAAGACTCATTAAAGACACATTAATTTCACTAGTAGTTTTGGTCGCAAACCAATTTGGCGGACATATTCAACGCCTTCAGGGTGATGGAGTCTTTATATCGTTTGTGAGAAGAAATCGACAGCCCGTGAATTCGATTGTGAATGCTTTAAATGCTTCATCGATATTAGCACATTTCGTCTCTACAGATTTAGCTGATATATTTAAAAAAAATGAAATCAAACCTTTAAGAGTTAGAATTGGTATCGATTACGGTGACGATAAAAATGTTCTTTGGTCTTACTATGGATTGTATGGCTGCGATGAGCTTACAACCACAAGTCTTCATACAGATATGGCTGCAAAGTTGCAAGCAAAAGCTTTTGACAATTCCATAATTATTGGAAATAATATTGTTCAAGCTTTAGATTTGACAAGGAACGAAATTAGCAATTATTACAATGATAAAAATACCCGAGAGGAAGTTTATTATGTGACTTCAACCCTAACGTACAAATTTTACGTTTTTGAATGGAAGAACTACCTGAGTATTCATCCAAACTTCAAAAAATTGACGAATGGGAATCTTAAACATGAAAAAAAACATATTTATCTTGAATGTGAATACACCTTCGAAAATACCACATTTAAATATTTTCCAAATGCAAATGGTATTCCTAAAGGCTCTAAAATTGTATTCAAGCTATTTGAAACAGGACATGCATACACACGTAAAAATTTTGAGGAACTAAAATGGACAATCTTTAATACCGGTTCAGAAGCAGCATTAGACAAAAATGTAACACAAGAAATTGATAAAGAATCAAAAAACTTAACACATTGTTCTGTTGATGCTAAGTATCTTGGATTACATAAAATTCAATGTAAAATTTGCCGACCTCATTCAGAAAATCAAAATATTGAATTTCCTGTAATAGTGTATTAA
- a CDS encoding T9SS type A sorting domain-containing protein gives MKKIFTLLFTMALFQSGVSQISLEHTYPNSMAAMAGINLSDSGFKYRMVDPDANQVVLYNPDHSIFKSMAFDPYPDAGRVTVWYISEKTFDLDNGVEFMVSYGNLDDTTHLTRIYNEDGTILFERIGEVPAWLAENEPSDAINAIFTAPGGTKMILNSSADHAAKVYSLPGSLPLALHEPDSQIIHPDIRLFPNPTKNNKISIAYTLPGNVKIGKVTIYNMSGQPVKTFEVDNHFNTIELDTGSLSAGTYVCEVSGNSGRISTSQFIVQN, from the coding sequence ATGAAAAAAATCTTTACGCTTTTATTTACGATGGCATTGTTCCAATCTGGTGTTTCACAGATATCACTGGAACATACTTATCCGAATTCTATGGCTGCAATGGCCGGAATCAATCTCAGTGATTCCGGATTTAAGTACCGCATGGTGGATCCAGATGCCAATCAGGTGGTATTGTACAATCCTGACCATTCTATTTTTAAGAGCATGGCGTTTGATCCTTACCCTGATGCCGGGAGGGTCACTGTCTGGTATATCTCTGAAAAAACCTTTGACCTGGACAACGGAGTGGAGTTTATGGTGAGTTACGGAAACCTCGATGACACGACACACCTTACAAGAATCTATAATGAAGATGGGACCATTTTATTTGAAAGGATTGGGGAAGTTCCTGCCTGGCTGGCTGAAAACGAACCTTCAGACGCGATCAATGCTATTTTCACGGCACCAGGCGGCACGAAAATGATCCTGAATTCCTCAGCCGACCATGCGGCAAAAGTGTACAGCCTGCCGGGTTCGCTTCCGCTGGCGTTGCATGAGCCGGATTCTCAAATCATTCATCCTGATATCAGATTGTTTCCAAATCCGACGAAAAACAATAAGATCAGCATTGCGTACACGTTGCCCGGAAATGTGAAAATTGGCAAGGTCACCATTTACAATATGTCCGGACAACCTGTAAAGACTTTTGAGGTGGACAATCACTTTAATACGATAGAATTAGATACCGGGAGTTTATCGGCGGGGACTTACGTATGCGAAGTGTCCGGCAATTCCGGGAGGATTTCAACGAGTCAGTTTATCGTACAAAATTAA
- the mnmA gene encoding tRNA 2-thiouridine(34) synthase MnmA, whose translation MKRVVVGLSGGVDSSVAAYLLQQQGYEVIGLFMKNWHDDSVTISNECPWLEDSNDALLVAEKLGIPFQTVDLSEQYKEKIVDYMFSEYEKGRTPNPDVLCNREIKFDVFMKIALSLGADYVATGHYCRKGETEVGGKTVYQLLSGVDNNKDQSYFLCQLSQEQLAKALFPIGELTKPEVRKIAAEMDLVTAEKRDSQGLCFIGKVRLPEFLQQKLQPKEGLIIQVDKNDPIFSIPKPDTSSESELLAFEAASLPFADATGKVVGKHQGAHYFTNGQRKGLGVGGTTEPLFIIATDVERNIVYTGLGSEHPGLFKKALFVNQPEVHWIREDLTLKPGETLQTMARIRYRQPLQKATLHQFEHGMYVSFEEPQSAITEGQFVAWYDGEELLGSGVIS comes from the coding sequence ATGAAAAGAGTAGTCGTCGGTCTTTCAGGAGGTGTGGATTCCAGTGTTGCAGCTTATTTGCTGCAGCAGCAGGGTTATGAAGTGATTGGCTTGTTTATGAAAAACTGGCATGATGATTCGGTAACGATCTCAAACGAATGCCCGTGGCTCGAAGATAGCAACGACGCGCTACTGGTCGCCGAAAAACTCGGAATCCCGTTCCAGACGGTTGATCTCAGCGAACAATACAAGGAAAAGATCGTCGATTACATGTTCTCCGAATATGAAAAAGGGCGCACACCAAATCCTGACGTGCTCTGCAACCGCGAAATCAAGTTCGATGTCTTCATGAAAATTGCCCTGAGCCTCGGTGCCGATTATGTCGCAACAGGTCATTACTGCCGAAAAGGCGAAACCGAAGTCGGTGGCAAAACCGTATACCAACTCCTTTCCGGAGTCGATAACAATAAGGACCAATCGTATTTCTTATGCCAGCTTTCACAGGAGCAACTGGCAAAGGCCTTATTCCCGATTGGGGAACTCACGAAACCCGAAGTGCGTAAAATAGCTGCAGAAATGGACCTTGTCACTGCTGAAAAAAGAGATTCGCAAGGGCTTTGTTTCATTGGGAAAGTACGTTTACCCGAATTTTTGCAGCAGAAACTCCAGCCCAAGGAAGGACTGATCATCCAGGTTGATAAAAACGATCCCATCTTTTCCATCCCGAAACCTGACACCAGTTCCGAATCGGAATTACTTGCGTTTGAAGCCGCTTCATTGCCATTTGCAGACGCAACAGGAAAAGTCGTCGGCAAGCACCAGGGTGCCCATTATTTTACAAACGGCCAGCGCAAGGGACTTGGCGTAGGAGGGACCACCGAACCCTTGTTCATCATCGCTACTGATGTCGAACGCAACATTGTCTACACCGGACTCGGGAGCGAACATCCCGGCTTGTTCAAAAAAGCACTCTTCGTAAACCAGCCTGAAGTGCATTGGATCCGCGAAGACCTCACTTTAAAACCAGGCGAGACACTGCAGACCATGGCACGTATCCGTTACCGCCAGCCATTGCAGAAAGCGACTTTGCACCAGTTCGAACACGGGATGTACGTGTCGTTTGAAGAGCCCCAATCCGCTATAACCGAAGGGCAGTTTGTGGCCTGGTATGACGGCGAGGAACTGCTTGGCTCGGGAGTGATTTCTTGA
- a CDS encoding T9SS type A sorting domain-containing protein yields MCPIYGQVHFDERVNIYDVDSLSVDIIYDDFDNDNDIDLIKYRTFNERNVLLQKNENGDLNLKLPTLVASGVSPIVSLDMNNDGYPDLITYHTFDTIGVLYNLHNDTFSEEQTLLSFAGSYSISPIKFDYNNDGFIDLIVKNNDGDAYVLLNNQNGGFLPAQYLMEVGFGSTNIYKIDDIDNDGDYDLYVRDFYSLKIYINNNGTFVVSDSLQITSSFEDYGILDIDGNGYNDVLYWENDAIRARYFGFDPTTHQVIVINDSVVAPGISYYTFSNNGSAIFIKNTAAGVYDVYIALESQLHHSDVYKFNISNGVFSAPQAVLPDFDINVFTLGNYKFLNLNDNGAIDFVFSSSSNSQNMILVNYDIDNLSDQTQCIQQTINTDGFTVVDMDGDGAEDVCIGQQNGLGYFKTMVNNEYGAIKNLIGVMVNPNASMYTLNYIMDFDNDGVGDVIDYSSSDMYAKVFRNLGDDHFVYVQNVAIPVLTAKMHFADIDNDGFRDLLFQKNPYIAGDELMWAKNNGIDFGSIQPISFNYPHDVDTVSLDFGDVNNNGTSDILMLSDYYSNNAYHYEVILIENQNGVFSAINIASLTGNYGDGVVKIKDFDQDGDLDFFIYDKSTRPFLFYRNDGQNNFHKIVIENINIHDIAFDDNDGDGKYEIYATNYNPNSYSSDIFYYRTTDFTNFTKFGIDSFDTYFQDRADLLLFDYNGDKKKDLFVSKPNFVSGLVSVYINSSNTLSVAETADSNHLKIFPNPFTNAIHWDGENNMDYQLQLFTLDGKLIHERKTPDNKMDFSFLESGMYILVIENLNSHSKNTCKIIKK; encoded by the coding sequence ATGTGTCCCATTTACGGACAGGTACATTTTGATGAAAGGGTCAACATTTATGACGTTGATTCATTAAGCGTTGATATTATTTATGATGATTTTGACAACGACAATGATATCGACCTGATAAAATACAGGACCTTTAATGAAAGAAATGTATTGCTGCAAAAAAATGAAAATGGGGATTTAAATTTAAAATTGCCAACACTTGTAGCCAGTGGTGTAAGTCCTATTGTGTCTTTGGATATGAATAACGACGGTTATCCCGACCTGATTACGTATCATACATTTGACACCATTGGAGTTTTATATAATCTGCACAATGACACCTTTAGTGAGGAACAAACATTGCTGAGCTTTGCCGGTTCCTATTCTATATCCCCGATTAAGTTCGACTACAATAACGACGGTTTTATTGATTTGATCGTAAAAAATAATGACGGTGACGCTTATGTGCTGCTAAACAACCAGAATGGTGGTTTTTTACCCGCACAATATTTAATGGAAGTGGGATTTGGCTCTACGAACATATACAAAATCGATGACATTGATAATGACGGTGACTATGATTTATATGTGCGCGACTTCTATAGTTTGAAAATTTACATCAATAACAATGGCACCTTCGTTGTATCCGACTCCCTTCAGATAACTTCAAGCTTCGAAGATTACGGAATACTGGACATCGACGGAAATGGATATAACGATGTCTTATATTGGGAAAATGACGCCATCAGGGCTAGATATTTCGGATTTGATCCCACTACACATCAGGTTATTGTCATCAATGATTCGGTTGTTGCGCCAGGGATTTCATATTATACATTTTCCAATAATGGCAGCGCCATATTTATCAAAAATACAGCGGCCGGGGTTTATGATGTTTACATTGCCTTAGAATCCCAATTGCATCATTCAGACGTCTACAAATTCAATATCAGCAATGGGGTTTTCAGCGCTCCTCAGGCGGTATTGCCGGACTTCGATATTAATGTATTCACGCTGGGCAATTATAAATTTCTCAACCTTAATGATAATGGCGCTATTGATTTTGTGTTTTCCTCCAGTTCCAACTCACAAAACATGATCCTTGTGAATTATGACATCGATAATTTGTCGGACCAGACCCAGTGTATACAACAAACCATCAATACAGATGGATTTACGGTAGTTGATATGGATGGTGATGGCGCGGAAGATGTTTGTATAGGGCAGCAGAACGGATTGGGTTATTTCAAAACGATGGTTAATAATGAATATGGTGCCATAAAAAATTTAATAGGCGTAATGGTGAACCCGAATGCCTCAATGTATACTTTGAATTACATTATGGATTTTGACAATGACGGCGTGGGCGATGTTATTGATTACAGTTCTTCAGACATGTACGCAAAAGTTTTTAGAAATTTAGGAGACGATCATTTTGTATATGTGCAAAATGTTGCTATCCCTGTCTTAACGGCAAAAATGCATTTTGCAGATATTGACAACGACGGGTTCAGGGATTTGCTTTTTCAAAAAAACCCTTATATCGCCGGCGACGAACTCATGTGGGCAAAAAATAATGGTATTGACTTTGGTAGTATCCAACCCATATCTTTTAATTATCCCCATGATGTTGATACGGTCTCATTGGATTTTGGTGATGTAAATAATAACGGTACCAGTGATATCCTGATGCTAAGTGATTATTATTCTAATAATGCATACCATTATGAAGTCATTTTAATTGAAAATCAGAACGGTGTTTTCTCTGCCATAAACATCGCAAGCCTGACAGGCAATTATGGCGATGGAGTGGTTAAAATAAAGGACTTCGATCAGGATGGCGATTTGGATTTTTTTATATATGATAAAAGTACAAGGCCTTTTTTATTTTATAGAAATGATGGCCAAAATAATTTTCACAAAATTGTTATCGAAAACATCAATATCCATGACATAGCGTTCGACGATAATGATGGAGATGGAAAATATGAAATCTATGCAACGAATTATAACCCAAATTCCTACTCAAGTGATATTTTTTATTACAGAACTACAGATTTTACAAATTTTACAAAATTTGGAATAGACTCGTTCGATACCTATTTTCAAGACAGGGCAGATTTATTATTATTCGATTACAACGGGGACAAGAAAAAAGACTTATTTGTCAGTAAACCAAATTTTGTCAGTGGTCTGGTATCGGTTTACATCAATTCCTCAAATACGCTTTCAGTAGCAGAAACTGCCGATAGTAACCATTTAAAAATTTTCCCTAATCCTTTTACGAATGCTATCCATTGGGATGGCGAAAATAATATGGATTACCAACTGCAATTATTTACCTTAGACGGTAAATTGATTCATGAAAGGAAAACCCCGGATAATAAAATGGATTTTTCGTTTTTGGAAAGCGGAATGTACATATTGGTTATCGAAAACCTGAATTCACATTCTAAAAACACCTGCAAGATCATAAAGAAATGA
- a CDS encoding nuclear transport factor 2 family protein, whose amino-acid sequence MNENEKTVVAFLRMMSERRSEDAFETFYHRDAEQVEYPNLVTKNVAIRTLGDLKAGSERGRKIMSKEDYEIKKLYSFDDTVILEAVWKGTLSIALGKLGPGDQMTAYFAQFFEFKEGKIFRQRNYDCFEPLE is encoded by the coding sequence ATGAACGAAAATGAAAAAACGGTAGTTGCGTTTCTCAGGATGATGTCGGAGCGGCGCAGTGAAGACGCATTTGAGACCTTTTACCACCGCGATGCGGAACAGGTCGAATATCCCAACCTGGTTACGAAAAATGTGGCCATAAGGACTCTTGGGGATTTGAAAGCCGGCTCTGAACGGGGCCGCAAAATCATGTCTAAGGAAGATTATGAAATCAAGAAGCTTTACAGCTTTGACGATACCGTCATCCTGGAAGCGGTATGGAAAGGCACGCTGTCCATTGCGCTGGGAAAGCTCGGCCCCGGGGACCAGATGACGGCTTATTTTGCACAGTTTTTTGAATTTAAGGAGGGTAAGATATTCCGGCAGAGGAATTATGATTGCTTTGAGCCTTTGGAGTAG
- a CDS encoding DUF4956 domain-containing protein has product MSILELGGRFTLLVASVLILYFFSNRNKAETIHPLYMIVGLCTFSLCYLFTKIDIGVGIGFGLFAIFSVLRFRAKAFTINGIIFLFTSLTLSILDVMYPVEKYEILILFQSAILLFYIAASLIVFDKISKFSNNCELIVPYEKGFSPEDKHVRKTIREKMDIEEFHYEVVSVNTVASEVMIKVYY; this is encoded by the coding sequence ATGAGCATACTCGAATTAGGCGGCCGGTTTACCTTATTGGTCGCTTCTGTATTGATACTGTATTTCTTTTCAAACAGGAACAAGGCCGAAACCATCCATCCGCTGTACATGATCGTAGGGCTTTGCACGTTCTCGCTCTGCTATCTTTTCACTAAAATAGATATCGGTGTCGGGATAGGGTTTGGCCTGTTTGCAATTTTTTCCGTACTGCGTTTCCGTGCGAAGGCGTTTACCATCAATGGCATCATCTTTCTTTTCACGTCCCTGACGCTCTCGATCCTCGATGTGATGTATCCGGTCGAAAAATATGAGATATTGATTTTATTCCAATCGGCCATCCTTCTGTTTTATATCGCGGCATCGCTGATCGTTTTCGATAAGATATCGAAGTTCAGCAACAATTGCGAATTGATTGTGCCGTATGAAAAAGGCTTCAGTCCGGAGGACAAACATGTCCGTAAGACCATCAGGGAAAAAATGGACATTGAGGAGTTCCATTACGAAGTAGTGTCAGTGAATACCGTCGCTAGTGAGGTGATGATTAAGGTGTATTATTAA
- a CDS encoding Pycsar system effector family protein has protein sequence MEEKLKYIITRYDNYINFSNVKGSFIVTLNTFIVGAVLVNRTFISEKINLDYHPFFEILLLTLCFAALVILFFTIRALFPYTLSGNSSKDEYHSHIYFGSVSKFENAKEYISSLSKLDDNKFAEDLATQAFVLAKGVTRKYKMLDISMHIIYLELVIFLAIFILILV, from the coding sequence ATGGAAGAAAAACTTAAATACATTATTACTCGTTACGACAATTATATTAACTTTTCAAATGTAAAAGGTTCATTTATTGTCACATTGAATACATTCATTGTCGGAGCGGTTCTAGTTAACAGAACATTTATTTCAGAAAAAATAAACCTTGATTATCACCCCTTTTTCGAAATTCTTTTGTTAACCCTATGTTTTGCAGCACTCGTTATATTATTTTTTACAATCCGAGCTTTATTCCCATATACCCTTTCTGGCAATTCTTCTAAAGATGAATATCATTCACATATATATTTCGGATCAGTTAGCAAATTTGAAAACGCAAAAGAATATATATCTTCATTATCTAAACTCGACGACAATAAATTTGCAGAAGATCTAGCAACACAAGCATTCGTGCTTGCTAAAGGCGTAACGCGAAAATATAAAATGTTAGATATATCAATGCATATAATTTATCTTGAACTTGTAATATTCCTCGCAATATTTATCTTGATCTTAGTCTAA
- a CDS encoding toxin-antitoxin system YwqK family antitoxin produces MKSQMKYFFFLLIGCSALAQADINKTDANGKKHGLWKGIYEESKRPRYEGTFEHGVETGTFKYFDDTKSGTVIATRVFSENGKVAYTTLLDRKGFVVSEGKTVNKLNEGEWKYYLEESKELITQEFYTNGKLNGVRKVFFPGGIIAEETTYKDGVKNGSYKKYTEKGAVLEESNFKNGKYDGVAIFRDGAGVIVSKGPFVKGEKKGMWEFYKDGKLKEKKKFPERVKFAKTVKKQE; encoded by the coding sequence ATGAAATCACAAATGAAATATTTCTTCTTCCTGCTTATCGGCTGCTCTGCTTTGGCGCAGGCCGATATCAATAAAACAGATGCAAATGGCAAGAAACACGGACTTTGGAAAGGCATTTATGAAGAATCCAAGCGGCCGCGTTATGAAGGTACTTTTGAACACGGCGTTGAAACCGGGACGTTTAAATATTTTGATGACACCAAATCCGGAACCGTTATCGCAACACGTGTTTTCAGCGAAAACGGCAAAGTGGCCTATACCACGCTTTTAGACCGTAAAGGTTTCGTAGTGAGCGAAGGCAAAACCGTCAACAAGCTCAACGAAGGCGAATGGAAGTATTATCTCGAAGAATCCAAGGAGCTGATCACACAGGAGTTTTACACCAACGGCAAGCTGAATGGGGTCCGTAAAGTGTTTTTTCCGGGAGGAATCATTGCCGAAGAAACCACATACAAAGACGGCGTAAAGAATGGCAGCTATAAAAAATACACCGAAAAAGGAGCCGTACTCGAAGAATCGAATTTCAAAAACGGCAAATACGACGGAGTGGCCATTTTCCGCGACGGAGCCGGTGTCATCGTATCTAAAGGCCCCTTTGTGAAAGGCGAGAAAAAAGGCATGTGGGAGTTCTACAAAGACGGCAAGCTGAAGGAGAAGAAAAAATTCCCGGAAAGGGTGAAATTCGCTAAAACCGTAAAAAAGCAAGAATAA
- a CDS encoding homoserine dehydrogenase, whose translation MSQKKLKIGLFGFGCVGFGLYEVLQKTPGLKADIRKICVKNTDKEREIDPSNFTFDKNDLLNDDEINVIVELIDDADAAFEIVSSALKKGKAVVSANKKMIAEHFTELLELQREYGVPLLYEAACCASLPIIRNLEEYYDNDLLESIEGIVNGSTNYILTKTFAENLSYEAALLEAQQKGFAESNPILDTGGFDAKYKLQILLAHAFGFIAKPEALFNIGIDRIGKLELKYAKEKGLKIKLIAKAFKNTDGTVSAFVLPKFVHPENRLFSVDDVFNGVVTKTSFADEQFFVGKGAGAHPTASAVLSDISALGYDYKYEYKKIGQQQGLTLTDNIELDVLLRHEKPAAEALRQEFTSVNESYLNGESGYITGKISFGKLKALHNENEERSFVLI comes from the coding sequence ATGTCACAAAAGAAATTAAAAATAGGATTATTCGGATTTGGCTGCGTCGGATTCGGACTATATGAAGTATTGCAGAAAACGCCGGGATTGAAAGCGGATATCCGGAAAATATGTGTGAAGAACACTGATAAAGAACGCGAAATCGATCCCTCGAATTTTACGTTTGATAAAAATGACCTCTTAAACGATGACGAAATCAATGTGATTGTGGAGTTGATCGACGATGCGGATGCGGCTTTTGAAATCGTTTCCTCCGCCTTGAAGAAAGGCAAGGCGGTGGTGTCGGCCAATAAGAAAATGATTGCGGAACACTTTACCGAATTGCTGGAACTGCAGCGTGAATATGGTGTGCCCTTGTTGTACGAAGCTGCGTGTTGTGCGAGTTTGCCCATAATCCGCAACCTTGAGGAATATTACGACAATGATTTGCTTGAATCGATTGAAGGGATTGTGAACGGCTCTACGAATTACATCCTGACAAAGACTTTTGCAGAAAACCTGAGCTATGAAGCCGCTTTGCTCGAGGCGCAGCAAAAAGGTTTCGCAGAGAGCAACCCCATCCTTGACACCGGCGGATTTGATGCGAAATACAAATTGCAGATTTTACTGGCGCATGCTTTTGGATTCATTGCCAAACCCGAAGCGCTGTTCAACATCGGGATTGACAGGATCGGTAAACTGGAGCTGAAATATGCTAAGGAAAAAGGATTGAAAATCAAACTCATTGCCAAAGCTTTCAAAAACACTGATGGTACTGTTTCAGCGTTTGTGCTGCCAAAATTTGTGCATCCCGAAAACAGGCTTTTCAGCGTAGACGATGTATTTAATGGCGTGGTGACGAAAACGAGTTTTGCTGACGAGCAGTTTTTCGTAGGCAAAGGCGCGGGTGCCCATCCGACGGCTTCTGCGGTATTGTCTGACATTTCCGCTTTGGGTTATGACTACAAATATGAGTATAAAAAAATAGGCCAGCAGCAGGGTTTGACACTTACTGACAATATCGAACTCGATGTGCTGCTGAGGCATGAAAAACCCGCTGCGGAAGCATTGCGGCAGGAATTCACAAGCGTAAATGAGTCTTATTTAAATGGTGAAAGCGGGTATATTACCGGGAAAATCTCGTTTGGGAAACTCAAAGCGCTTCATAACGAAAATGAAGAAAGGTCGTTTGTGTTGATTTAG